From Roseisolibacter agri, a single genomic window includes:
- a CDS encoding sugar transferase, whose protein sequence is MPSRPLRAPLPPAEGAVGDEDSAVAAATRVVTRGAARARATGATPTLVVSEPPRALTGRKQRRAAARAALALTPAVDAPAPVAAWRLAVKRALDVAGALVGLVLAAPLLVVLALAVKLASPGPVLFGQKRIGQGGRRFTCYKLRTMCADAETRLATDHDLRATYEANHFKLPAHHDPRVTALGRFLRMTSLDELPQFWNVLRGDMSLVGPRPIVEAELGHYGASRDVLLAVKPGLTGAWAVQGRSRIGYPMRARIELDYARSWTLRGDLAIMLRTVGVVLQRRGAY, encoded by the coding sequence ATGCCCTCTCGCCCGCTGCGCGCCCCCCTGCCGCCCGCCGAAGGTGCCGTGGGCGACGAGGACTCCGCAGTGGCGGCGGCCACCCGGGTCGTGACGCGAGGGGCCGCGCGTGCGCGGGCCACGGGAGCCACGCCGACGCTCGTCGTCAGCGAGCCGCCGCGCGCGCTCACCGGTCGCAAGCAGCGCCGGGCCGCCGCGCGCGCCGCGCTGGCGCTGACGCCCGCCGTCGACGCCCCCGCGCCGGTCGCAGCCTGGCGTCTCGCGGTCAAGCGCGCGCTCGACGTCGCGGGCGCGCTCGTGGGCCTCGTGCTGGCCGCGCCGCTCCTGGTCGTGCTCGCGCTCGCGGTCAAGCTCGCGTCGCCGGGCCCGGTGCTCTTCGGCCAGAAGCGCATCGGTCAGGGCGGCCGCCGCTTCACGTGCTACAAGCTGCGCACGATGTGCGCGGACGCCGAGACGCGCCTCGCCACGGACCACGACCTCCGGGCCACCTACGAGGCGAACCACTTCAAGCTCCCGGCGCACCACGACCCGCGGGTCACGGCGCTCGGCCGCTTCCTCCGCATGACCAGCCTCGACGAGCTGCCGCAGTTCTGGAACGTGCTGCGCGGCGACATGTCGCTCGTGGGCCCGCGCCCGATCGTCGAGGCGGAGCTGGGCCACTACGGCGCGTCGCGTGACGTGCTGCTGGCCGTGAAGCCGGGCCTGACCGGCGCGTGGGCCGTGCAGGGGCGCAGCCGCATCGGCTACCCGATGCGCGCGCGCATCGAGCTCGACTATGCACGCAGCTGGACGCTCCGCGGCGACCTCGCGATCATGCTGCGCACGGTGGGCGTCGTCCTCCAGCGCCGCGGCGCCTACTAA